A single Anopheles arabiensis isolate DONGOLA chromosome X, AaraD3, whole genome shotgun sequence DNA region contains:
- the LOC120905864 gene encoding integrin alpha-PS2 isoform X3 encodes MRNPFTVRDGGRAHVPRTAATLMQLIATALLLVWLGQTATAFNLDTINFILKEGDPSSMFGFSVALHREQNNSWVIVGAPTANTSQPGVIKGGAVYRCDIYDDYRCYLLPFDTKGNTYNDQNEQIDTKSNQWFGATVASAGIDGPLVACAPRYVFHQLQPRKAERVEPVGTCYLAKNNMQNFEDISPCRTAYWGYHRQGSCQAGFSAAITNDGSRLFIGAPGSYYWQGQIYSFSLNNPKDKVYKTLEDTKKEDDSYLGYSSTTGDFNGDGTQGVAVGKPRGARLLGKVLIYSWNMTNQQNITGEQIGAYFGYSLAAVDVDGDKLDDLIIGAPMYTEPNNEGKYETGRVYIMYQGAAPDGRFRELDTRDGVNSKARFGLAVCSLADLNLDGYGDFAVGAPYDGPNGRGAVYIFYGSRAGPLAKASQVIQAEDMAGVTRLSTFGFSLSGGIDLDGNQYPDMVVGAYESDKALVFKARPVAAMVASTLFEPKSKLIALDVKNCALKRTNKTVPCTVVNSCLKYNGINVPPMLDIEISWTLDARKARNPRMFFLDHEGNHTRTQLMRLARGKLECIEDKVYVADNIRDKITPLEVEMAYGLRQNVLGRQRRPRAHTEPVLDQNRGTVQRDAINIQKNCGPDNVCVPDLRMEVKSVDDYLLGSNNLLSVEVLITNRGEDAFEAGFYMAVPNGLDFRRVDRLGEVKDVPVLCTAPSAATNKTLKCDIGNPLSSGKVVHFKVILAPSFSAGMGSSYDFYLETNSTNAELDGNRQDNVMRKTIGILVQTDLAMSGVSLPDQFHYNHSEYKSLAEAKTERDIGPQVVHIYEIRNEGPSTIDEAEFFVLWPYETVDGVPLMYLLNQPETHGNIECLPTEYANPLNLAIDSALARKSFLDKVGVSSASYSSSMGRTAKFNGAAGSGTVGAEGASSISFLSATGSSSAGRSGSSAAGSSSSSSRTSSSSSSSSSSSFSSSSGSGSAGSSGAGVSESRYSSSVRGSTAAGAEGANYNRVSGGGSERRYQTESSATSASGRVRGEYGQAQGEAYSRQGYAQQGSTGEGYRQQQQQQQQHYDGGVRVDAGGYGAAGGAGGSGFGGGSSSSSSSRNSTSSVVYYTSKNRTTYRDEDGRVHVSESSEYHRHDSDLGGGQALGVGTSASAATGSSTRRRMMSQQDGEAPPRTGLITEFMHLGDYTGSAGGAAGSAASLNDLNRLENKFRTEYSQQQQQQQQQVGGGSSTAYHAASSSGSSSSGRQSSSTHYTSSREQHHVESATFASNAYHGVANDLEQDEHEEDDYDSYDRSEELDSYADPDLAAGHRRTYPPGYGLPHLNHQHLNQGHENVEQKFRYYQRFDRQRRQASPGHRDESDRALEEALRCHATRCAIIHCKAGPIGNSDVAFVALRTRAVAHTLHQLSSSAPLHFSTMNVARVLKLPYIGEPKDKPIKTHEIKVLAEPEPTIKPEVVPLWIVVLAACAGALILLLIIYGLAKSGFFERKRPTDASERQPLNRNGNYHGDEHL; translated from the exons ggTCATTGTGGGCGCACCGACCGCCAACACATCGCAGCCGGGCGTGATTAAGGGCGGTGCCGTGTATCGCTGCGACATTTACGACGACTACCGGTGCTATCTGTTGCCGTTCGACACGAAAG GAAACACCTACAACGATCAAAACGAGCAGATAGACACGAAATCGAACCAGTGGTTCGGTGCGACAGTTGCCAGTGCCGGTATCGATGGCCCGCTGGTG GCATGTGCGCCCCGGTATGTGTTCCACCAGCTGCAGCCGCGGAAGGCGGAGCGTGTCGAACCCGTCGGCACCTGCTATCTGGCGAAGAATAATATGCAGAATTTCGAGGACATATCGCCCTGTCGAACAG CCTACTGGGGCTACCATCGGCAGGGATCCTGTCAGGCGGGCTTCAGTGCCGCCATTACGAAC GACGGTTCGCGTCTGTTTATCGGTGCACCAGGCAGCTACTACTGGCAGG GCCAGATCTATTCGTTCAGCCTGAACAACCCGAAGGACAAGGTGTACAAGACGCTCGAGGACACGAAGAAGGAGGACGACAGCTACCTCGGCTACTCGTCCACGACCGGCGACTTCAACGGGGACGGCACGCAGGGCGTGGCGGTGGGCAAGCCGCGCGGCGCCCGCCTCCTCGGCAAGGTGCTGATCTACTCCTGGAACATGACGAACCAGCAGAACATTACCGGCGAGCAGATCGGCGCGTACTTCGGCTACTCGCTTGCCGCGGTCGACGTGGACGGCGACAAGCTGGACGATCTGATCATCGGCGCCCCGATGTACACCGAGCCGAACAACGAGGGCAAGTACGAGACGGGCCGCGTGTACATCATGTACCAGGGTGCGGCGCCCGACGGCCGCTTCCGCGAGCTGGACACGCGCGACGGCGTCAACAGTAAGGCCCGGTTCGGCCTGGCCGTCTGCTCGCTGGCCGACCTCAACCTGGACGGGTACGGGGACTTTGCCGTCGGCGCACCGTACGATGGGCCGAACGGGCGCGGCGCAGTCTACATCTTCTACGGCTCCCGGGCGGGTCCGCTCGCCAAGGCGTCGCAGGTCATCCAGGCGGAGGACATGGCGGGCGTGACGCGCCTCTCCACGTTCGGCTTCTCGCTGTCCGGCGGCATCGATCTCGACGGCAACCAGTACCCGGACATGGTGGTCGGTGCGTACGAGTCGGACAAGGCACTCGTGTTCAAGGCCCGGCCGGTCGCCGCCATGGTCGCGAGCACCCTGTTCGAGCCGAAGAGCAAGCTGATCGCGCTGGACGTGAAGAACTGTGCGCTGAAGCGCACGAACAAGACCGTCCCGTGCACCGTGGTCAACTCCTGCCTGAAGTACAACGGCATCAACGTGCCGCCGATGCTCGACATCGAGATCTCGTGGACGCTGGACGCGCGGAAGGCGCGCAACCCGCGCATGTTCTTCCTCGACCACGAGGGCAACCACACGCGGACGCAGCTGATGCGGCTGGCCCGCGGCAAGCTGGAGTGCATCGAGGACAAGGTGTACGTGGCGGACAACATCCGCGACAAGATCACGCCGCTGGAGGTGGAGATGGCGTACGGGCTGCGGCAGAACGTGCTggggcggcagcggcggcccCGGGCCCACACCGAGCCCGTGCTCGACCAGAACCGCGGCACGGTCCAGCGGGACGCGATCAACATCCAGAAGAACTGCGGCCCGGACAACGTGTGCGTGCCGGATCTGCGCATGGAGGTGAAGTCGGTGGACGACTATCTGCTCGGCTCGAACAATCTGCTCTCGGTGGAGGTGCTGATCACGAACCGGGGCGAGGATGCGTTCGAGGCCGGCTTCTACATGGCGGTGCCGAACGGGCTCGACTTCCGCCGGGTCGATCGGCTCGGCGAGGTGAAGGACGTGCCGGTGCTGTGTACCGCACCGTCGGCCGCTACGAACAAAACGCTCAAGTGCGACATCGGCAACCCGCTGTCCAGCGGGAAGGTGGTCCACTTCAAGGTGATACTGGCGCCGTCCTTCTCCGCCGGCATGGGCTCCAGCTACGACTTCTATCTCGAGACGAACTCGACGAACGCGGAGCTGGACGGCAACCGGCAGGACAATGTGATGCGCAAAACCATCGGCATCCTGGTGCAGACCGATCTGGCGATGTCGGGCGTGTCGCTGCCGGACCAGTTCCACTACAACCACAGCGAGTACAAGTCGCTCGCGGAGGCGAAGACGGAGCGCGACATCGGGCCGCAGGTCGTGCACATCTACGAGATCCGGAACGAGGGCCCGTCCACGATCGACGAGGCGGAGTTCTTCGTGCTGTGGCCGTACGAAACGGTGGACGGCGTGCCGCTGATGTACCTGCTGAATCAGCCCGAGACGCACGGCAACATCGAGTGTCTGCCGACGGAGTACGCGAACCCGCTCAACCTGGCGATCGACAGTGCGCTGGCGCGGAAGAGCTTCCTCGACAAGGTGGGCGTGTCGAGCGCGAGCTACTCGTCGTCGATGGGCCGCACGGCCAAGTTTAACGGTGCAGCCGGCTCGGGGACGGTCGGGGCGGAGGGCGCATCGTCCATTTCCTTCCTCTCTGCCACGGGTTCGTCGAGTGCGGGTCGTAGTGGCAGTAGTgctgccggcagcagcagctctagcagcaggaccagcagcagtagcagcagcagtagcagcagcagtttcaGCAGTAGCTCTGGCAGTGGTAGCGCAGGAAGCAGTGGAGCAGGAGTGAGCGAGTCGCGGTACTCCTCTAGCGTTCGTGGATCGACTGCAGCGGGTGCGGAAGGTGCCAACTACAATCGCGTATCTGGAGGAGGCTCTGAGCGGCGCTATCAAACCGAGAGCAGTGCTACGAGCGCTTCCGGACGGGTGCGAGGCGAATATGGTCAGGCGCAGGGTGAGGCGTACTCCAGACAGGGCTACGCCCAGCAGGGATCTACTGGAGAAGGCtacagacagcagcagcagcagcagcagcagcactacgaCGGAGGGGTGCGCGTTGACGCCGGTGGTTAcggtgctgccggtggtgcCGGAGGCTCTGGCTTTGGAGGAGGCTCTtcgagcagcagtagcagcaggaacagcaCCTCCTCTGTCGTGTACTATACGTCCAAGAACCGCACGACCTACCGGGATGAGGACGGCCGGGTGCATGTGTCCGAGAGCAGCGAGTATCACCGCCACGACTCGGATCTGGGCGGCGGTCAGGCACTTGGTGTCGGCACCAGCGCAAGCGCTGCCACAGGTTCGTCCACCCGCCGGCGCATGATGAGCCAGCAGGATGGTGAGGCACCACCACGCACCGGTCTCATCACCGAGTTTATGCACCTGGGTGACTACACCGGGTCCGCGGGTGGAGCCGCGGGATCTGCCGCCAGTCTGAACGATCTAAACCGTCTCGAGAACAAGTTCCGCACCGAGTActcccagcaacagcagcagcagcagcagcaggttggtGGCGGCTCCTCCACCGCGTACCACGCCGCTTCATCCTCGGGATCGTCCTCGTCCGGTcggcagagcagcagcacgcaCTACACGAGCAGCCGGGAGCAGCACCACGTGGAGTCGGCCACGTTCGCGAGCAACGCGTACCACGGCGTGGCCAACGATCTGGAGCAGGACGAGCACGAGGAGGACGACTACGATTCGTACGATCGCAGCGAGGAGCTGGACAGCTACGCCGATCCGGACCTGGCGGCGGGCCACCGGCGCACCTACCCGCCCGGCTACGGGCTGCCCCACCTCAACCACCAGCACCTCAACCAGGGGCACGAGAACGTGGAGCAGAAGTTCCGCTACTACCAGCGGTTCGATCGGCAGCGCCGCCAGGCCTCGCCGGGCCACCGGGACGAGTCGGACCGGGCGCTAGAGGAGGCGCTCCGCTGCCACGCCACCCGCTGCGCCATCATCCACTGCAAGGCGGGACCGATCGGCAACAGTGACGTGGCGTTCGTCGCCCTGCGCACCCGGGCCGTCGCGCACACGCTGCACCAGCTGTCCTCGTCCGCGCCGCTCCACTTCTCCACCATGAACGTGGCGCGCGTCCTGAAGCTGCCGTACATCGGCGAACCGAAGGACAAACCGATCAAGACGCACGAGATCAAGGTGCTGGCCGAGCCGGAACCGACGATCAAGCCGGAGGTGGTGCCGCTCTGGATCGTGGTGCTGGCGGCCTGTGCCGGTGCGCTCATCCTGCTGCTGATCATCTACGGGCTGGCCAAG AGTGGCTTCTTCGAGCGCAAGCGCCCAACGGACGCGTCCGAGCGGCAGCCACTGAACCGAAACGGTAACTATCATGGCGACGAGCATCTATGA